CCAAATCTATTGTTCAAAACCCTAAAATACGGCAAATCACTTTACCGGGCAATACCTGCCGCTCTTTCCTGCTTATTTTCTCTGGATACTTTACCCTGTTGTTCGGCTTTTACTCCCGGCTTTAAAAATTCCTCCCGTTTTTCAGGCTTGCCATTTTCAAGGAAGAAGTTGGCCTTACGGAACCTTACCGAGGCTTCTACATAAACGTTAACCGTTTCTCCGCTGGCTTTCTCCGCTTTTACAAGCTCCCTGTTTCCGTTCATGATTCCTGTAAAGATCTTTTCCGCCCTTTCCGGATTTTCAAGATCTTTAATATTAAATGACTTGAGTGATTCTTTAAGATCAAAACCATAACTCGGGTCGTGGAATATCCTTGTCGTGAGATTATTATACCTGTCACGGGGTTTGTCGGTATTCAGCATTACCCATGCTTTATAAACCATACCCTGTATATTCAGCAGATCATCCCGGTACACGGCGCGTCCCTGCACCAGATTCCCTGCCTGTTCCTTATTGAATCCTTTTCCTTCTTCTACGTAAAATGTCTGTGGTATGGGACTGGCATAATAGGCAGATTGGAAAGTTTTTGCCACAAAATTCACCTTTCCATTTTCCATGTTGGCAACCATACTTTTATGGGCAACATCTTTTCCAATGGCAAGTTCGGCATTTCCTTCTTGCTTTTTGAACAGTTCAATGGCTTCATTAACGTTATCAAGCTTCTTTACGATGTTTTTGCCATCGTCGCCTTTTAGGATAACCATATATTTCTGCCCCATCTCCAACGGGTCTACTTTGTTGTGCACCGCGTCAAATTTGTTGAAGTAATAGAAATCCGATTGGCTGGATTTTTTGTAATGCAGCGTAAAATCAATCTGTCCTTTTGCCGTTGCAGGCATACTGTCATATGCTTTAAATTCGGGAACACCCAGCTTGATATTTTCTTCAATCTGTGCAATGGTTTTTGGGCTAAAGCCAAGGTTTTTAGCTTCGTCGATTCTATCCTCTAAATTGTTCAGATTCATAATATTCAATTTTAAGTTTACGTTTATTGTTAAATATGAAATGGTTGTATTCTTTTCCTTTTAGGAAAGCGGATTCTTCCAACCTATCTAGTGTTTTTTAAATCATTGTTCTTTAAGAGTACAGACTCCCCGGCTTTTACCTTAACCTTTATTTTGCGGACTTTTTTGCTGATTATGTTTTTAGCGGCATCCATACCTGCACCTGCTACCTGCGTAGCAATGGAGCCATCTAGGCCGTACATACCAATTCCACGCACCAGATTGTCCGTCCCGAGATTTGCCGCTTCCGTGATGACCGCTTCGGGTGCATAGAGGCCCTCCATTCCGTCGAGGCCATAAACGCTCAGGTTTACAGGGATAATTGATGTTCCCAAGCGGATATTGCGAATATTCAGCATGATCCGTTGATTCGCTATCCGGCAGGTAGCGAATAGGTAAAAGCCTTTGGGAATATGATGGCCTTTGATGACCATACTATCCTGCAACTGAAGCCTCAATGTAGCTCCCTGTACTACCTTTTGTTTATTGGTAATGATCGCCGGTATCGCCCTGAAAAGGCTATCCTTCTCTGGAATCATCTCTTTTTCGCTTTGTAGCTTTTCTTTGACCCGCTCGGGGTGCTGAATATCCAGAATCGTCTGGAGCAATCCGTTGAGCTGCTCCACCTCTCTGTCATCAGTGCTGTCCGTATGCATGCTTTTCATTAGCGCTTCCAGCCGATCTACTTCGTTGTTCATCTCTGATTTGGGGCTGGGTTCCGCCATTGGATTTTCAACTACAGCTGCAAAAGGAAATTTTTCCTGTTTTTCCTGTGGCCTGCTGATTTCCTGTTGAATTGCTTTTAGCTTTTCATCAATTTCCTCGGCTTTTGGATTTTCTTCCGGCGAGAAACCTAGCCTATTTATGACGTTTTCAATACCCTCCTGCTTTTTTTCCTCATCACTTGTCGCCTGCCGGTAAAAATCCATCTTATCACGGGGCTGGTTTTTCTGCCTGAATGCAGCATCAGGTAATTCCGTACTGATGCCTTTCTTTTCGGATTGGGTATCATCCTTCGTTCCCATGCCGCCATCCAATGTATAAAATGCAAATACCAAAAAGGGCATTACGAGCAATGGCAAAAACAGCCATATTTTACGGGTGTCTCTCTTTTTTTCCTGTTCCATCATTATATTGTTTTTTATTGATGATCAATTTCAGTTCAGTACCCGGACCAACAGGTAAATACAGTAGGCGCTGGTAGAGAGAAAGCACGAGAGAAAAGCGAATAGTAAAACCCATCGGGGTAAGCCACTGGCTTTTTTATTCAAAAAGGAAGCAACCCGTTTCTGTCCCGTGATGATTTTCATCGCTATCCGGTAGGCCGTTTCATCCTGTTCATGTTGCCGCTGCTTTCTATCCTGTTGTTTCCGATATAGTTTCATGGCAACTGATTTTCATTTTTGAGGACTTCCCAGTGCTGTATCAGAAAGCCATGTGGGTTATTATCTGTCTGTTGCTTTAAGTCGCGCACTTTCCCTTTAGTAACCAGCCTCTTCAATGCCGTGCTGGTTGAGCGGGTGAGCTTTTGGGTAGCATAACAGATAAATGTGTAGGGATATTGGTCTATATCAAGCACGGTGCTGTCCACCTCAATTTCCTGCGAGATATTGGCCGAGATCAGGTTGTTATAATAACCCGATTCCTTCAGGTTGTCATACTGCTTCTTGGCAGATTCGTCCGCGAGATAAAATGCCTTTGAGACGCTGGCCTCTATCGCTTTGTCGTCCGGAATGAGGTTAAAAAAGTAGTAGTGGAACGTTTTGATATGATCCCGTAGCTCAACAGGCAGGTTACCTTGCCTATGTGTCGCAAGGGCTTCCAGCACCTTCCCGTTATATAGAATATAAATCCGTTGCTGAGCCGCTTCTACCATCTGATAGCTTTTGTAGGCACAGAAACAGACGGTCAGTACATTGGCCAATATCAGGAAAATGCTGAACCTTTTTATATGTCTGAATGCCGTGTCGATATTTCTGAATTGTGTAAACATAGGCTTGTCTTTAATTTGAATTATTTACCGGAAAGTTTGTCATAGAGGTGGGCTCCTCCTTTTCCCGTAGTACCTAATGCACCATGTGAGCCTAAGCCTTCCTGCCGGCCGGAATATTGTTTTCCGGCCTGTAAGATGTTGGAACCTCCCTGCATTACACCAGCTGCCCCTCCTGTCGCCAAACCTCCTGCGGCCATGGCCGAAGTAGATACCATACTGGTTACCTTCTGTAATAGGGCATTGGCTCCTCCTGCCTGCACCACGTAGCCAGCTACGTTGGGAACGGTGAAATACCCTACGATTCCGATCAGCATAAATATCAGGTAAGCGGTATCATAGGTACTGAAAAAGGTATCTCCCGACTGGCCAATCTGTCCGATATCTATTTTGAGCATGTTCTCCTGAATTTTGCCGAGGATGCTTCCGAATATGTTACTAATGGGAAGCCATAAAAAGACATTGATATATCGTGCAAGCCATTGGACAAGCGATTGCTGGAAACCATCAAAGACCGCCAGACCTAGCACAAAGGGCCCGAGTATAGAGAGCACGATCAAAAAAAATGTCCGGATTGTGTTGATGCACAGGGAAGCAGCCGCGAAAACAACCTGCAAAACCTCGCTCATCCATTGCTTTACCGAGTTTCGGAAATTGTAAGATTGTTTCTCCATCCAGAACTGCATATCGTGGCCCAGTCCTTCAAAAAGTCCTTCGCTCGAGCCGTTTTCGTTTTCGGGATATTTATATTTATACCATTCGGAACGATCACCGTTACCGTCTTCTCCGATATAGATATTATATAGATCGGATTTTTTTACTGCCGCCTCTTTTTGTTTCAGCAACGCCATGATTGCGTGATCGCTATCTTTGACCATTGCACCAGTGGCAACCACGGTCGGTTGCAGTACACCGTTCATCAGATCGATGACCGCCGGGAAGAACATAATAGCGAGGCCAAGACCGAATGGGCGCAGGAGCGGATAAAAATCGATGGATTCGGCGGCTGCAATCTGGCGCCATACACGGCTGGCGGTATACCAGAGGGCGCCAAAACCAGCTATGGCACGGGCAACGTCGATGAGTTTTCCGCTTAGCGGCTGCATGTCATCCCGCACGGCCTCCAATACGGGTTGCATACCGCCCAAGGTCTGGGCAATATCCGCGCGACCGGCAAGCGGGAAAGCGAGTGCACTGGCCGCCAACAGGACGGCCGCGAGTTTAATATTTGTCATGGATTTTTACCGTTAAAAAATTGACTGATACCTTTGATATCATTTATTTCCCTTTTTCTCTGCATCAGCAATACATTACCAGATTCATTGAATTTCCTGAGGAAAAGTAACTTGTCCTGTATGTCGTTGTAAATACGGTCGATCTGTGCCAGACGCTCTTCATCGCTCATTCTCAATTGAGAGGAAGTGATCACCAAGAGAAGATCCTCCAGATTGTCTTTGCTCTGGTTCAATAGCCTTCCGTAGACGTTAGCCATATATTCCAATTCTCCGGAGTTGAATATTGCTGAACTTCTGAAATGCGATAGTGCGGATCGATATTCCGAATTGATCCTACCCTGTAGGTGGAATTGCAACTAAAAATAGGAGACTTTTTTATGCTGCCATTTTTTCTTTTTCCAATAGCATTTCTTCGATCTGTCTGGGTGTCTTATAACCCAGAGCAGAATGTGTTCTTTTGGTGTTATAAAATCCTTCAATGTATCCAAAGATCTCCAATTTAGCTGACTGCTGATCCATGAATTTTCTATGATAGACCATTTCAGCCTTTAATGTCTTGAAAAAGCTCTCAGCAACTGAATTGTCCCAGCAATTCGCTTTTCTGCTCATGCTTTGAAGTATCCTGTTTTCTACAATTACCTCCCTGAATTCATCGCAGGCATATTGGATCCCTCTATCCGAATGGAAGATCAGTCCATCTTTGACACGCCGGTTTTTAATAGCCATCCTGATGGCTTCTACAGAAGTGTTTTTAGCGGTCATATCAGTACTCAAAGACCATCCGATGACTTTTCTGTCCGCCAGATCAATGACTGTTGTTAGATAAAGCCACCCTTTGTCAGTATGGATATAGGTAATGTCGCCAACCCATTTCTGTGACAGGGCATCCGCTGAAAAATCTCTTTGGAGGAGATTTTCAGCTATCCCATAGCTATGGCTCGAATCTGTGGTCACCCTATATTTTTTCTTGACCTTACTTCGTATCCCATGTTTCTTCATCAACCTTGCAACATAGCTTCTTGATACCATTTCACCTTTTTTATGCAGCTCTGCAGTTATCCTTGGACTACCATAGATATACTTACTGTCACTGTGTACCTGCTGTATTTTATCCAGAAGTGCTTTACTTCGCTGTTCACTAGGGGACTCCGGAGAAATCAGCCAACGATAAAAACAACTGCTACTAACGTTCAATACTTCGCACATCTTCTCTACGGAATATACCTCTCGGTTCGCCTTTATGAACCGGTATATGGACCGTCTCCCCTGGAGAAGATGGCTATGGCCTTTTTTAATATATCACGCTCTAATTCTGTTTCTCTTAATTTTTTACGCAAAATTCTCAACTCCTGTTCCTCTGGGCTAATTTTAGGATTGTCAGGTAAAACTTTATTCCCATTATAACGTGGGTTTCTACGCCACTTACTGAGCAAACTGGGGTCTATGTCTAATTCCTTAGCTACATCGGCTACAGACCCCTTAACAACGCTCAAATCGACCGCCATGGTCTTAAACGAATCATCAAATTTTCTATGCATTTCTACAAATTTAAAATTACTATCTAAATCTGTCTCGCTTTAAAGGTAGCAACTCCAGCGGCAGGTTCATCATCAATTGCAAAACAGTTTATCATAGTATTTCTTTTGTATCGGCAGATAAATCAATAAATAGCTCAACTGTATAAATCTCGTCCTCTTCCATACGACTAAGTCTTGCTTTGTTCTTAAAAGCGCCTTTCAGTCTCCGTTCCATATTTTTCAGGCCAGTGTGGCTGCCCGGAGTGTCTAAGGCTTTGCTGACCCTTTTTTTATTAGAACTATAGAAGTAAATCTTATCCCGGTTGACTACGATTTTGATTTGCAAGGGATATAGCGGATCTGATAGGTCTCCATATTTGAAGGCATTCTCCACAAGGGTAATAAAGGATAAAGGTGGAATGGAATGCAGGTAGCGGTCCCCCTCGAATTCGAACATAATATTTTTTCCTTTGCCGAAACGTCGCCGGTTGATTTCGAGGTATATCTCCAGATATTCCAGCTCCTTATGCACAGGCACCAGCTGTTTGCCTTTCACCGCATTATCTAGGGAATACCGCATCATCATGGAAAGCAGGTAA
This Olivibacter sp. SDN3 DNA region includes the following protein-coding sequences:
- a CDS encoding transposase → MHRKFDDSFKTMAVDLSVVKGSVADVAKELDIDPSLLSKWRRNPRYNGNKVLPDNPKISPEEQELRILRKKLRETELERDILKKAIAIFSRGDGPYTGS
- a CDS encoding IS3 family transposase, producing the protein MKKGHSHLLQGRRSIYRFIKANREVYSVEKMCEVLNVSSSCFYRWLISPESPSEQRSKALLDKIQQVHSDSKYIYGSPRITAELHKKGEMVSRSYVARLMKKHGIRSKVKKKYRVTTDSSHSYGIAENLLQRDFSADALSQKWVGDITYIHTDKGWLYLTTVIDLADRKVIGWSLSTDMTAKNTSVEAIRMAIKNRRVKDGLIFHSDRGIQYACDEFREVIVENRILQSMSRKANCWDNSVAESFFKTLKAEMVYHRKFMDQQSAKLEIFGYIEGFYNTKRTHSALGYKTPRQIEEMLLEKEKMAA
- the traK gene encoding conjugative transposon protein TraK, encoding MFTQFRNIDTAFRHIKRFSIFLILANVLTVCFCAYKSYQMVEAAQQRIYILYNGKVLEALATHRQGNLPVELRDHIKTFHYYFFNLIPDDKAIEASVSKAFYLADESAKKQYDNLKESGYYNNLISANISQEIEVDSTVLDIDQYPYTFICYATQKLTRSTSTALKRLVTKGKVRDLKQQTDNNPHGFLIQHWEVLKNENQLP
- the traM gene encoding conjugative transposon protein TraM, whose amino-acid sequence is MMEQEKKRDTRKIWLFLPLLVMPFLVFAFYTLDGGMGTKDDTQSEKKGISTELPDAAFRQKNQPRDKMDFYRQATSDEEKKQEGIENVINRLGFSPEENPKAEEIDEKLKAIQQEISRPQEKQEKFPFAAVVENPMAEPSPKSEMNNEVDRLEALMKSMHTDSTDDREVEQLNGLLQTILDIQHPERVKEKLQSEKEMIPEKDSLFRAIPAIITNKQKVVQGATLRLQLQDSMVIKGHHIPKGFYLFATCRIANQRIMLNIRNIRLGTSIIPVNLSVYGLDGMEGLYAPEAVITEAANLGTDNLVRGIGMYGLDGSIATQVAGAGMDAAKNIISKKVRKIKVKVKAGESVLLKNNDLKNTR
- the traJ gene encoding conjugative transposon protein TraJ, producing MTNIKLAAVLLAASALAFPLAGRADIAQTLGGMQPVLEAVRDDMQPLSGKLIDVARAIAGFGALWYTASRVWRQIAAAESIDFYPLLRPFGLGLAIMFFPAVIDLMNGVLQPTVVATGAMVKDSDHAIMALLKQKEAAVKKSDLYNIYIGEDGNGDRSEWYKYKYPENENGSSEGLFEGLGHDMQFWMEKQSYNFRNSVKQWMSEVLQVVFAAASLCINTIRTFFLIVLSILGPFVLGLAVFDGFQQSLVQWLARYINVFLWLPISNIFGSILGKIQENMLKIDIGQIGQSGDTFFSTYDTAYLIFMLIGIVGYFTVPNVAGYVVQAGGANALLQKVTSMVSTSAMAAGGLATGGAAGVMQGGSNILQAGKQYSGRQEGLGSHGALGTTGKGGAHLYDKLSGK